CCCTTGTAGAAATTTTGAAGGCTCTTGAACTGCTGGACGAAAAAGCAAACCTACTTTCAGCCAGATATATTAAAGAAATAATCGATCTGATAAAAAGAATAAAAAATATGGCAGATTTAAACAGCAGTATGAAAAAACAGCTTCAAACAATCATAAATACTGTTCATGATGGAATCATAGCAATAGATGAGCAAGAAAATTTGACAGTATTTAATCCTATTGCGGAAGAAATATTTGGCGTTTGCAGCGAAAAAATGATTAATAAAAATTTAAAAAATACATCGGATGGAAAAAAAATTCTCTCAATGCTTAAAGGTGATTATGCAGGTGGAGAAAAATTTGTTAAAATAAACGATAAATATGTAGTTATAAACAGTTCGGAGGTAAAAGAAAATCATAAATCAATTGGCACTGTATATACAATAAAGGATGTAACCGAAATCCAACGGCTTGAAGAAGAACTCCGTAGGAAACTGCGCAGTCATGAACACTTTGCTCGCTATACTTTTGAAAATATAGCTGGGAGCAGTGAAATTATTAAAGAAACTAAGGAACTGGCAAAGAGGATAGCTAAATCTTCTTCTCCTATATTGATTCAAGGGGAAAGTGGAACAGGCAAAGAGCTTTTTGCTCAAGCAATTCATAATGCATCTCAAAGGAGAAGGGGACCATTTGTTGCTGTGAATTTTGCAGCATTACCAGAAAGCTTATTAGAAAGCGAACTTTTCGGATATGAAGAAGGAGCCTTTACTGGTGCAAAAAAAGGCGGAATGTCTGGTCTTTTTGAACAAGCTCATGGTGGGACTATTTTTTTAGACGAAATAGGAGATGCTCCTTTATCTTTTCAGGTAAGACTTTTAAGGGTGTTGCAAGAAAAACAGATCCGCCGCATAGGCAGTTCCAAGGTAATTCCTATAGATGTAAGAGTGATTTCTGCGACTAATAAAGATTTAAAAAAGCTGATAGAAAATGGCGAATTCAGGCAAGACCTTTATTATCGACTTAATGTCCTGCCATTACGACTCCCTCCGTTAAGGGAAAGAAAACAAGATATTTTAGAACTTGCTGAAATATTTTACAATGATTTTTTTAAAGGTAAACCCTTAATAAAAGCAAAAGATTACTTTGAAAAAATAAAAAATGTTTTTTTAAAATATGACTGGCCAGGTAATATCCGGGAGCTTCAAAATGTGGTTGAGTATTTAGTAAATGTCTCTCCGGATAAGATTCCTGATTGTTCAATTTTACCTGAGGGATTGCAAATAATAGAAAAACAATGGTTTGAAGTTATTGAGGATAGAAAAAAGGACGATGATGCAATAAAAATATTACAGGAGATTTCCTGTGCTAATAAAGAAGGTCGGCCAATAGGTCGTAGATCCCTTTCAAGAAAAACTGGGATACCAGAGAGCAGGGTGAGAAAAATAATAAATGAGATGATAAAAAATGGTTTGATTAAAGTAAACAGAGGGGTTAAAGGCATAGAAATACTTTCAAAAGGTATTGCACAAATAAAGTCTATTACGCTTAATTAAAACATTAGAAGTCTAATTATTGAAAAGGGATAAAGGGAGTAAAAGGGTAAAAAAGGGAGAAATTTAATCTTCCCTTTTTTGTTTTTTAAATAAGTTTTTTTATTAAAGATAGGAAAAATCTAAGGTAAAATTTAATACTGATAAATGACTAACCTGGCACATATATTGCAAAGAAGTTTCTATTGAAAAATTATTAAATAATTGGAGGGAAGAAAATGAATCACAAAACCAAAAGGCAACCTTCCTTGGCTATTTCGCTTTTACCGATTATTTTTGCTATAGTTCTTCTAGTTTACGGAGTTGGAATCCTACGGGCTAATGCAGCCATCATGCTCCTTTTAATTTCTATGTTTGTTACTTTAATTAGCGTATTTTATCTTGGTTATTCGTGGGAAGAATTATTGAACTATGGCATCAGGCCTACTATTGACAGAGCAATGGGAGCAATTCTTATATTGATGATGGTGGGGCCTCTGGTAGGTGCCTGGCTAATTTCTGGGACAATACCCTACTTTATTTACCTCGGTCTTCAAATTTTGAGCCCCAAGACGTTTCTTGTTTCAGCTACTATACTTTGTTCAATATCTTCAATTATGACTGGAACATCATGGGGAACTGCGGCAACCTTGGGTGTTGCTCTAATGGGAGTAGCCTATGGCTTGGGAATACCACTCGGTGTTGCAGCAGGAGCTATAGTGGTTGGTTCTTACCTTGGGGATAAATTGAGCCCCATTTCGGATACTACTATTTTAGCAGCAGCAACTGCAGAAGTGGATATTTTTGATCATATTAAGTCTATGTTGTGGACTACTTTACCAGCTTTTATAATATCTCTATTAGTTTATCAGATTTTTAGCTTTAAAATATCTGGAGATATTGATTATACAAAGATAAATCAATTACTTGACGGGATAGCGGCAACATTCAAGCTAAATCCGTTACTTTTGCTACCACCGATTGTAGTATTTTATTTATCGTATAAAAAAGTTCCAAGTATACCTGCATTATGGATTGGTACTGTAATTGCTATGGTATTAGCATTAACGGTCCAGGGTGCCGGTTTTAAAGAAGTAGTTACTGCGATGTATAGCGGCGGCAATTTTAAAACACCCATTCCTGAATTAGATAAACTTTTAAACCGTGGTGGAATTACAAGCATGGTATCCTCCATTGCAACGGTTTTTATGGCATATATCTTTGCAGGGGAGATGGAGTATACCGGTATGCTGGGGAAAATCCTTGATTCAATAAAGGATTCATTTATAAGAGGAAAAGTGGGAAATCTTTTATTATCAACTTCCTTAACAGGTATTATTACAGGTCTTGTTACCGGCAATTCATATCTAAGTATAATTGTCCCAGGGAGAATATACCATCCAGTTTTCAAAGAATACAAAATAAAATTAAATGTTCTTTCTAGAACTACTGAAGATTCGGGAACTGTAGTAGTTCCGCTGATACCTTGGAGTGCTGCAGGAGTTTATATGACGGCAACCTTAGGAGTACCAACGCAATCTTACGCTCCATGGGCAATTATGTGTTATCTCGGGTTTATTATAGCATGGATTTACGGTTATACCGGTAAGGCTATATGGAAAGAACAAAATTAAACCGGAGGTGCATCAATTGTTTAAAATTTTAAGAGGCGGGAGCATTTATTCACCGGAAGAAATGGGGAAAAAAGACATTTTAATTGCTGGAGAGAAAATAGTAAATATTGCCGAAAAAATTTCTCCATGTGAATGTTTGGGGAAGGTTGAGGTAATAGATGTAGAAGGTAAATACATAGTGCCCGGATTTATCGACCAGCATGTTCATATTATTGGCGGAGGTGGGGAGGGAGGTTATGCTACAAGGACTCCGGAAGTGATGCTGACCGACCTTACATGTGCCGGTATTACTACCATTGTTGGTTGTTTGGGAACTGATGGGACGACAAGGCACATGACTACCCTCCTCGCCAAAGCAAGAGGTTTGGAAATCGAGGGAATTACCGCATATATTTATACCGGGTGTTATCAGCTTCCTACCCGAACTATTACCGGCAGTGTAAGAGATGACATCGTGTTAATAGATAAAATAATTGGAGCTGGCGAAATAGCAATATCCGATCACCGATCTTCTCAGCCTACTAAGGAAGAACTTAAAAAACTTGCTGCAGAGGCAAGGGTTGGGGGAATGCTCAGCGGAAAAGCTGGAGTTGTCCACCTCCACTTAGGTGACGGAAAAGAAAAACTGGGCATGATTTTTGAAGTAATTGAAGAAACGGAAATACCCGTTACCCAGTTTACGCCTACACATATTAATAGAAATATCGACCTCCTGGAAGATGGGATTAGTTTTGCGAATATGGGTGGAATTATTGATATAACGTCCAGCTCGGTACCTTCCCGTAAAGAAGAAAAATCCATAAAACCTTCAAAGGCTATTAAATACTGTATCGAAAAGGGAGTTTCGGTAGAAAATATCACCATGAGCTCCGATGGTAACGGAAGTTTACCCGTGTTCGATGAAAAAGGCGATTTTATAGGTCTTTCGGTTGCAAAACCCTATTCTCTTTACAAAGAGTTCAAAGACCTTGTCCTTGAAGAAGGAATCTCCCTTGTTAATGCTTTAAAAATAATAACTGAAAACCCTGCAAAGTCACTGAGATTATTTCCAAAAAAAGGGACTTTAGTGATAGGAAGCGATGCGGACATAGTAGTGTTAGATGGCGATTTAAATATTGAATATGTATTTGCAAAAGGAAAGTGCATGATAAAAAATAAAGAAATTATTGTAAAAGGAACTTTTGAGTAATTAATAAAGCCTCTATGATTTATAAGTCATAGAGGCTTTATAAAATAGAGGTTCTAAAAATTTCAAATTATAAAGATAAGCTTTATCCATGCAATCTTGATAATAAAATAACAGATTAAAAAATTTGAATTTGTAAAAATATATCAATAACAGGAAGGAAATTTTTAATTTTTGTAGTATTTAATACAATATAGAATTTTATTATATATTTTTTAGTCACTGGACCACCCAGTAACCTAATTATTATTAGCCGGAGGTGAAATTAATGAAAATAGTAAAAACTAAACCCGAACTCTGCACCGGATGCGGTGCCTGTATGCTTGCCTGTTCAAAAACCCTCCATAAAGTAGAAGACGTAAAAAAATCTGCCATCAGGGTTGTAGAAAAAAAGGATGCGGAGGGGAATTACGACATCGTAGTGTGCAATCACTGCGGAGAATGCGTTCCAGTGTGCAATACCGAAGCCCTGTATTTTGCACCGAATGGAGCGGTAAGAATTGATCCAAAAAAATGTGCGGGCTGCTACATGTGCGTGGGCTTTTGCCCCACAATGGCAATGACCGTCCATCCGGAAATAAACGAGCCAATAAAATGCATTGCCTGCGGGGCGTGCGTAAAAGCATGTCCAACCGGGGCAATTTACATGGAAGAAAAATAAGGATAAAGGGGGGTCTTTTATGACCGCAAATGTCAAAGAATTAAGAGGCGCTCATAAATTGCTTGCAAAATTGGAGTATCAGCCTTTTAAGGTGGATAAAGGTTACACCAATCATTCTTTATACTTAAATTTGAATGAAAAAACCTTTCAAATTAAACCGGTAACAGAACAAATGAAAGAAATCTTCATAGGGGGAAGAGGCTTTGGGCTTTGGTATCTCTGGAATGCGGTAAAAAGCACAACCAAGTGGAATGACCCTGAGAACGAGATAATTATTTCTTCAGGACCTATCGGTGGAATTACGCAGTATCCCGGAGCGGGAAAATCTGCTGTTGTTACGCTTTCTCCGTTAACAGGCTGTCCCATCGACTGCAACGTAGGTGGATACTTTGGCCCGCTTTTGAAATTTTCCGGCTTTGATGCTCTTGAAATTCAAGGAAAAGCTGAAAAAGATGTGATAATTTTCATTGATGGGAACAACGGTATTGTGACAATTGAAGAAGTACCCGATAATTTTGAATACTACGATACCCATCAATTAGCCGAAATTTATACGGAAATGTTTGCCGATGATGAATTCGATAAAAGAAATGTTTCCGTAGTATCATCCGGGCGCGGGGCGGAAAATACTTTAATAGGTATGCTTAATTTCTCCTTCTATGATGTAAAAAGAAAGGCTGTTCGTGTAAAACAAGCCGGAAGAGGCGGAACGGGTACGGTTTTCAGAGATAAAAAGATTCGTGCTATAATAGTAAAATATAAAGGTGTAACGAGCGATTCCAACGCACCTGCGGATAAACAGAAATTGATAAATGCAGGGCTCAGGCTCCATCGCGAGATTTACGAACTGGATAAGGTGCAAAACAGGATGAGAGAAGTAGGTACCGCTCACCTTGTGGAAGTAATGAACGACTACGATCTTCTGCCTGTAATGAACTGCCAGTACGGTTCCCATCCCGATGCGGTAAAATTGAGCTCCGATGTGTTTAAGGAAAAATTCTTCACCCAGGGTATGCCTGACGGATGCTGGTACGGTTGCTCAATGGCATGTGCCAAGGCTGTAGACAATTTTGAATTGAAGACCGGGCCGTATAAAGGTCAAAGAGTAGTGGTGGATGCCGCGGAATATGAGACTATAGCGGGAGTAGGATCCGACTGTGGAATTTTTGATCCCGAATATGTTGTAGAGGCAAACTTCTACTGCGATACCTATGGAATAGACACGATTTCCTTTGGAAATATTATAGCCTTTGCTATGGAATGCTACGAGAGAGGTATTATAAATAAAGAAGTAACCGGTGGGCTGGAGCTAAAATTTGGCAACAAGGACGCGGCATTGGAAGTGCTTCATCAAATGGCAAGGGGAGAGGGCTTTGGTAAAATAGCCGGAATGGGCGTAAAAAGGATGAGGGAATACTTTGTAGAAAAGCTCGGAGCGGATCCTAAATTCTTGAGGGATATAAGTCTTGAATGTAAAGGATTGGAGTACTCGCACTACGTAAGCAAAGAATCTTTAGCCCAGCAAGGCGGTTACGCTTTGACAAATAAGGGACCCCAGCATGATGAAGCCTGGCTCATTTTCATGGATATGGTTAACAAACAGATTCCAACATTTGAGGATAAAGCAGAAGCTCTGCACTACTTCCCGCTCTTTAGGACCTGGTTCTCGTTAAATGGACTTTGCAAACTGCCCTGGAACGATATTGAACCTGAAGATAATGCCTATCAACCGGAACCCAATAAAGTGCCGGAACACGTAAGAAATTATGTAGAAATTTTCAACGGTGTTACTGGAAAGAATATTACGAAAGAAGATATAATAAAACAGTCGGAGAAGGTATATAACTTCCAGAGAATTTTCAACCTGAAGATGGGTTACGGTACGAGAGAATACGATATGCCGCCTTATCGTTCAATGGGTCCTGTCACCATTGAAGAATACGAATCCCGAAAGGATAGATATGACAAACAGCTAAAAGATCTCGGCTATGATATAGAGGGAAAGACTACGGAAGAAAAACTTAAGATGCTCAGAGAATACAGAGAAAGCCAGTATCAAAAGCTGGTAGATGCGGTTTACAAGAGGCGCGGCTGGACAAAGAATGGAGTCCCAACTATAGAAAAAGTAAAAGAGCTGGGTATTGATTTTCCTGAAGTTGTAGAACTTATCAGCAAATATCAAGATTAAAAAATATAATATTTGTTTTTTTAAAAGCGGAGGTGTCGCAGCATGATATGGGTAAATAAAGAGGAAATGGAATTCGAAGAAGGAATGACGGTAGAGGATGTCTTAAAAAAGAAAAAATACACTTATAGATTAATCACAGTAATAATAAATGGAGAAGTTATACCGAGGGACAGTTATTCTGTCCATAAGATAAAAGATGGGGACAAGATAGATGTGATTCATATAATGAGCGGTGGTTGATTTAAAAAGGGGGCAAATGCCCCCTTATATTATATTATGTCTTTGAAAGGAGGGATTGAGAATGAAAGCTGATGCTTCTTCCTGGTTTAAGTTTTACGCTAAGGAGCAAGGTGGAGTAATACACATAAAAAAGCATATCAATATCCGGGGGTGATGAAATGCATTTTATGCCCCGTCAAGTTTGACGGGTGAACCGGAAGATATCGAAAATTACATTAAAGTGCAGATTGACGACAGTATCACTATTTACATAAGCAAAGAAGTTATGGAAAAAAATAAAGGAGAGAAAGAATTAAAATTTATGGTACCCGAATACGGATGGCAGCATCTAACCTTTACGGAAGAATAATATCTTAAATTAAGTAGCAGGTCACCCTTAAAACTACTTATTTTATATTATGAAGGTGATGCCGTAGTGAAGGAAGAAAAAAAGAAATTAAGAAGAAAAATATACAGTTTGATAGCAGAACACGCAAAAAAACTTGATAATCTTCAAAATGTTTATGAGGCGGTGATGGATTCCTTAGGTGGAGAATTGAGCAGGGAAGAAGCAGAAGCCAGGGTGAGGGCTGCTCTGGGCACCTTTGAAAAGGGGCCTATACCGGAGGAGGTAGACTTCCCTTTTATCTCGATAATTGAAAAAGCCTGCAAATATTATAGCGAAGAATGCAAATGTAAAGATGCCTGTGAAGGTGGAGCAATTCTACAAAGGGGAAAAGATAAGCCCGTTATAGATTTAGAAAAATGCCTTACCTGCGGACTTTGTGTAGTAGCCTGCCCGGAAGGAGCAGTAATGGATAAAACTGAAATAGCTCAAACAATTAATCTTATCAAAAAATCAAAAAGGGTTTATGCAGTTCTTGCACCCGCTTTTGCCGGGCAATTTGGGAAAGGTATTTCCGAAGAAAAAGTTAAAACAGCGTTACTGATGCTTGGGTTTTACGATTGTATCGAAGTGGCTCTGGGTGCGGATATGATAACCGTTAAAGAAGCCAAGGAATTCATAAAAAGGATGAACAGGAAAGACGATTTTATGATTACTTCCTGCTGCTGTCCACCCTTTGTCAGGCTTGCCAAAGGCTATCACGGTAAAATAGAGGGCCTTGTCTCTGATTCGGTTTCACCGATGATTGCAATTGGAAGATTTATAAAGGCGGAAGATGAAAATGCAAAGGTGGTATTTATAGGACCTTGTATTGCAAAAAAAAGTGAAGCTAAACTTCCGGAGCTTAAAGATGCCGTAGATTGCGTGTTAACTTTTGAAGAACTTGCAGCTATTTTTGAAGGTTATAAAATAAATCTTGAAAATATTGATGTAAAAATACCGATAAACGAAGCTTCCGCAAGCGGTAGAAAGTATGCTTTCACTGGAGGTGTTACTGAGGCTATTTATAAAAGCGTTAGAGTTCTCGATGACAAAATAAATTTTAAAGCTATCCACGGAAATGGATTGAGAGAGTGCAAGGAAATTCTTGAAAAATTAAAAGAAAACAAAATTGATGCCAATTTCATCGAAGGGATGGCCTGTGTAGGAGGCTGTGTAGGAGGACCCGGGACTATTATTGACAAAGAAGAGGGGCAAAAGAGAGTTTTAGAATTCGCTCAAAAAAGTGAAACCGTAGAAGCTATAAATAACAGTATAGCAAATATTCTATATGAAAAACATAAGGAAAAAGTAAAACTTGAGTCCCCTGTAATGTAAAAAATTATTTTTATACGGTTGACAGATAAACTTCTCACAAGTATAATTAATTATGTCAATAAAATTTATTTAACTGCAGGGATGGTGGAACTGGCAGACACGCTACTTTGAGGGGGTAGTGGATATTCCTCCGTGCGGGTTCAAATCCCGCTCCCTGCACCAGAAAAGACACGGTTTCCCGTTTAAAGGAAGCCGTTTTTTGTTTTTATCAAATTCTTCAAATACTCTCAAAATCTTGTAAAATTATAGTATTTTATTAAAAAATCTGGTAAAATATTATTCGACATTTTTTTATTTTTTAAATTTGTAAGGGGCAGGTGATTTTTTTGAATTTTAAGTCTGTAAAATTCAAAATTAATATTTTACCTCTATTTGTAATATTCCTTTTAATTCTTTCGATTAGCCTTACTTCTGGACAAATAGTCAGGTCACGTATGATTGCCCAAATGGAAAACGACGGTTATAATTTGGCAAATCAGATTGCGGAACAGATTCAAAGCAATGCGCGGTCAATGGAGATAATCAACGGCAATGTAGAGGGAAAAATAAAGGAAGTGGCAGGTTTAATTATTAATAATAAAAAATTAATAAATAATCAATACTTAGAAAACATAGCCCGATCTTTAAACGTGGATGAAATTAACGTTGTGGACAACACAGGTAAAATTGTATATTCCAACTTAAAAGAAAATATTGGGTATGTCTACGATGAAAAACATGCCGCTCAAAAGCTTCTAAAAGGTGAAGTGAATGAATTAATGGAAGAAATAAGAAAAAGCACGGTAAATGATAATTATTATAAATACGGTTATGTAAAAACCCCCGAGGGAGGATTTATCCAGATAGGATTGCTTGCTACTACGGTGCAAAAACTCTTCGAGGATATAAGTTACCAAAAACTTATAGATACTATTGCCATAAAAAAAGGGGTAGTTTATGCCTTAATTATGGATAATCGGGCAAAAGTTTTAGCCAGCAGCGATAAGGAAGAAATAGGCCAGGTCCTTACGGATACAGGAAGCCAAACTGCCGCGGTAAAGGGTATGCCTTATGCCTCTACATATTTTGATGAAAAAACTAATAAAACCGTATATGATGTACTGGTACCTTTATTCGTAAACGGAAAACACATTGGAGCGGTCGATATAGGACTTTCCATGGATGAGGTAAATTCTACGGTGAAAAATACCGTTATATTAATAATTTTAATTGGATTGGTTGGTTTTATAACAGTGGGAATTATACTACATATAATATCCAGCAGAGTTGTACAAGCTGTGCATCTTACGGCTAAACATATAGAAAATATTTCCAAAGGGGATTTTACATTAGAAATCCCTGAAAAATATTTAAAAATGCAGGATGAATTTGGGAATATTATGGCAGCCCTGGAAAAAGTAAAAGATAATTTTCGCTCCATTACATTGAATCTCAGGGAAAGTTCTAATACACTTTTCAGTAATGCTGAAAGCCTGAGCGCCGCATCGCAGGAAATGGCTGCATCTACCGGTGAAGTTGCAAAGACGATACAGGAAGTGGCTAATGGTGCTTCCCAGCAAGCACAGGATATGCAAGAAGTCGTAGGCAGCCTTGAAAATATATCCAAGAATATGGGAAGGCTTTCCGATTTGGTAAAAAGCATAAGGGAATCTTCTAAAACTGCAGAAGAAAAGGCTACTAATGGAAAGGATTCTTTAAAAGCTTTGTACGGTGCTTTTGATGAAATAAGAACCTCCTTTACAAATGTTTTGAACAAAATAAGCAACCTCACTCAATCCCTATTGCAGATTTCCGAAATTAATGAAGTAATTACGGGAATTTCTCAGCAGACAAACCTTCTTGCTCTTAATGCAGCCATTGAAGCGGCAAGAGCCGGAGAGGTAGGCAGGGGATTTGCCGTGGTAGCTTCCGAAATTAGAAAGCTTGCCGAGGAGTCTAAGGTATCTTCGGATAGAATTAAGAAATTAATAGAAACTATTAAAGGAGAGACTGGTGAGGTATATGAAACTACTGAAAACACAGGCAAGATGGTTACCCAGCAGCTTTCCGTGGCGGATCATGTGGTGAAATCCTTGGATGAAATAATAGACAGCGTGAATAACATGATTCCTTTGATAGATAATGCTTACTTAACAATGGATGAGGTCATGAAGATGAAGGATGAGGTTTTAACCAGAGCTGAAAGTGTAAGTTCGGTGATTCAAGAAACATCTGCATCGGCAGAGGAAATTTCAGCTTCTGCCCAGGAATTGAGCGCATCTACGGAAGAAATTGCGGCTTCAGCACAAACGCTGACTACTATTGCAAAAGAGATTTCGGAAAGTATGCAAAGGTTTAAAGTATAAATATAGGGAAAATAGGGGGACCTTTAAAAAGGTTCTCCTAAATTTTTTCGGATGGTGTTAATGATGAATATACAGAAAATAAAAAACGAAATAATTAATTATTCAAAATTAATAGGTTTTGATCTTATCGGTTTTGCGAAAGCTGACCCCTTTATAAATGAGTACAACCTTTTAAAAGAAAGAAAACAAAGGGGCCTTATATCACCTTTTGAAGAAACGGATTTAGAAAAAAGGTGTTTCCCCGATAAGATTATGAAAGGTGCAAAAACTATTATTGTCTTTGCGTTAAATTACCTGAACCACTACAATTCCTCTATCCGGTTTACAAAAGAATATTTGGAAGAAAAAAAGAAGGAAGGGGTCTTTTCCAAGTACGCTTGCATTGTGGATTATCATACAATTATAAAGGACAAGTTATTTAAAGTTGCTAAATTTATTAAGGATAGATTTAATGCCGATTCAAGGTTTTTTGTGGATTCGGGAGCAATTTTAGAACGGGCGGCAGCGCAAAGAGCGGGGATAGGATATATAGGCGCTAATACATGTCTTTTTACAAAGGAGTATGGTTCATATGTTTTTTTAGGAGAAATTATTACAAATATTGACCTTCCGGAGGATGAACCTATTGAAAGTTTGTGCAATAGATGCGAAAAGTGTATTTTTGCTTGTCCTACCGGTGCTTTATACGAACCTTTTAAGCTAAATCCTTTTAAATGTTTGTCTTATCTTACGCAGTCAAAAAAAGCGATTACCGATAAAAAAATGATTAAAGCCTTTGCTAACAGGCTATTTGGTTGTGACAGCTGTCAGGATGTTTGCCCAAATAATCAATTAAAAAATGTTTTAATAAAAAACCACCGGGAATTTTTATTGGATTATAAACTGCCGTTAGACCCTTTTTACATTTTTAAAATAGGGAATAAGGAATACAAAGAGCATTTTGGCAGTACCCCCATCGAATGGAGGGGGAAGAATATTTTAAGAAGGAATGCCCTTATAGTAATATCAAATGCCGGAGAATTAGATAAATTGGATAAAAATGTCATTTTAAAAGATACTTCAGAAATAGTGAGGGAACAAGCAAAGGTGCTGTTAATTTAAAAAGGAGCAGAAACATCTGCTCCCTTTTTACTGAACTTTATACCAGCCTTTTTTGTTCATTAAATCAAAAATCATCTTGGCATGATTTTGTTCATCGTCCTGAATTTGTTTTAAGGTGTTTCTTAATGCTTCATTGGCACATTCCATAATTGCAGTATCATACATTCCGGATACATGCTTTTCAGTCATTAAAAGGTCCTGAAGAATATCCTTATCGCTGGCGAATCCCGTCGTTTGTCCTTGATGTTGCATTAAAGTTCCCTCCTTATTATTTATTATAATTTTTTATTGCTGAGGCACTTGAAGGCCGGCTTGCTGAAATAGATTTACTATTGTGTCCACATGCTGCTGCTCGCGATTGGCAATATTTCTTAAAAGAGTAGAAACTTCCGGGTCCCGTACCTGATTAGCAAAATTGGTGTACTTTGTGACGCATAATCTTTCCTGGCCTAAGGCATCCTGAAGGTACATTTTCTCTTTTTGAGTAAATTGCATTATAACACCTCCAATATAAATTTTCGTTACTATTTTTTCTTTTAGCAGCCTTCGATATACTGGAAAAAAATTCTTCAAATCTTGACAAAAAATAAAGCATGGATTATTCTTTTTGTGAACTATTCAATTTTTTGAATTTTAGGGGTATTGTTATGGATATTAAATATAAATTATGGTTTGAGAAAGATGGCAAATTGGTGCTGGGTGATGGTTTATATAATTTACTGATTTTAATAAAAAATTACGGTTCAATAAATCAAGCTGCCTTAGCCTCCAACATGTCTTACAGACAGGCATGGGGGAAAATAAAAAAAGCTGAAGATAGGCTGGGATATAAGTTGCTTTTAAGGAAAAAAGGAGGAGAGTACGGCGGCGGCGCCGTGCTTACAAAGGAAGGGTTGGAGTTAATAAAAATTTATGAGGAAATATTAAAAAGAATGGATAATTTATTAGAGGAGTTTAAAAATATTTTTAAAGAGGTGTAAAAATGAGGAAAG
The DNA window shown above is from Thermovenabulum gondwanense and carries:
- a CDS encoding methyl-accepting chemotaxis protein, giving the protein MNFKSVKFKINILPLFVIFLLILSISLTSGQIVRSRMIAQMENDGYNLANQIAEQIQSNARSMEIINGNVEGKIKEVAGLIINNKKLINNQYLENIARSLNVDEINVVDNTGKIVYSNLKENIGYVYDEKHAAQKLLKGEVNELMEEIRKSTVNDNYYKYGYVKTPEGGFIQIGLLATTVQKLFEDISYQKLIDTIAIKKGVVYALIMDNRAKVLASSDKEEIGQVLTDTGSQTAAVKGMPYASTYFDEKTNKTVYDVLVPLFVNGKHIGAVDIGLSMDEVNSTVKNTVILIILIGLVGFITVGIILHIISSRVVQAVHLTAKHIENISKGDFTLEIPEKYLKMQDEFGNIMAALEKVKDNFRSITLNLRESSNTLFSNAESLSAASQEMAASTGEVAKTIQEVANGASQQAQDMQEVVGSLENISKNMGRLSDLVKSIRESSKTAEEKATNGKDSLKALYGAFDEIRTSFTNVLNKISNLTQSLLQISEINEVITGISQQTNLLALNAAIEAARAGEVGRGFAVVASEIRKLAEESKVSSDRIKKLIETIKGETGEVYETTENTGKMVTQQLSVADHVVKSLDEIIDSVNNMIPLIDNAYLTMDEVMKMKDEVLTRAESVSSVIQETSASAEEISASAQELSASTEEIAASAQTLTTIAKEISESMQRFKV
- a CDS encoding aldehyde ferredoxin oxidoreductase family protein; this translates as MTANVKELRGAHKLLAKLEYQPFKVDKGYTNHSLYLNLNEKTFQIKPVTEQMKEIFIGGRGFGLWYLWNAVKSTTKWNDPENEIIISSGPIGGITQYPGAGKSAVVTLSPLTGCPIDCNVGGYFGPLLKFSGFDALEIQGKAEKDVIIFIDGNNGIVTIEEVPDNFEYYDTHQLAEIYTEMFADDEFDKRNVSVVSSGRGAENTLIGMLNFSFYDVKRKAVRVKQAGRGGTGTVFRDKKIRAIIVKYKGVTSDSNAPADKQKLINAGLRLHREIYELDKVQNRMREVGTAHLVEVMNDYDLLPVMNCQYGSHPDAVKLSSDVFKEKFFTQGMPDGCWYGCSMACAKAVDNFELKTGPYKGQRVVVDAAEYETIAGVGSDCGIFDPEYVVEANFYCDTYGIDTISFGNIIAFAMECYERGIINKEVTGGLELKFGNKDAALEVLHQMARGEGFGKIAGMGVKRMREYFVEKLGADPKFLRDISLECKGLEYSHYVSKESLAQQGGYALTNKGPQHDEAWLIFMDMVNKQIPTFEDKAEALHYFPLFRTWFSLNGLCKLPWNDIEPEDNAYQPEPNKVPEHVRNYVEIFNGVTGKNITKEDIIKQSEKVYNFQRIFNLKMGYGTREYDMPPYRSMGPVTIEEYESRKDRYDKQLKDLGYDIEGKTTEEKLKMLREYRESQYQKLVDAVYKRRGWTKNGVPTIEKVKELGIDFPEVVELISKYQD
- the queG gene encoding tRNA epoxyqueuosine(34) reductase QueG, producing MMNIQKIKNEIINYSKLIGFDLIGFAKADPFINEYNLLKERKQRGLISPFEETDLEKRCFPDKIMKGAKTIIVFALNYLNHYNSSIRFTKEYLEEKKKEGVFSKYACIVDYHTIIKDKLFKVAKFIKDRFNADSRFFVDSGAILERAAAQRAGIGYIGANTCLFTKEYGSYVFLGEIITNIDLPEDEPIESLCNRCEKCIFACPTGALYEPFKLNPFKCLSYLTQSKKAITDKKMIKAFANRLFGCDSCQDVCPNNQLKNVLIKNHREFLLDYKLPLDPFYIFKIGNKEYKEHFGSTPIEWRGKNILRRNALIVISNAGELDKLDKNVILKDTSEIVREQAKVLLI
- the thiS gene encoding sulfur carrier protein ThiS; translation: MIWVNKEEMEFEEGMTVEDVLKKKKYTYRLITVIINGEVIPRDSYSVHKIKDGDKIDVIHIMSGG
- a CDS encoding [Fe-Fe] hydrogenase large subunit C-terminal domain-containing protein → MKEEKKKLRRKIYSLIAEHAKKLDNLQNVYEAVMDSLGGELSREEAEARVRAALGTFEKGPIPEEVDFPFISIIEKACKYYSEECKCKDACEGGAILQRGKDKPVIDLEKCLTCGLCVVACPEGAVMDKTEIAQTINLIKKSKRVYAVLAPAFAGQFGKGISEEKVKTALLMLGFYDCIEVALGADMITVKEAKEFIKRMNRKDDFMITSCCCPPFVRLAKGYHGKIEGLVSDSVSPMIAIGRFIKAEDENAKVVFIGPCIAKKSEAKLPELKDAVDCVLTFEELAAIFEGYKINLENIDVKIPINEASASGRKYAFTGGVTEAIYKSVRVLDDKINFKAIHGNGLRECKEILEKLKENKIDANFIEGMACVGGCVGGPGTIIDKEEGQKRVLEFAQKSETVEAINNSIANILYEKHKEKVKLESPVM